Proteins encoded in a region of the Vicia villosa cultivar HV-30 ecotype Madison, WI linkage group LG5, Vvil1.0, whole genome shotgun sequence genome:
- the LOC131606631 gene encoding syntaxin-125-like: MNDLISNSFKKYTDLKEHAYIEDVEAGNRESVNLDKFFEDVENIKSDMKIIEVYYRKLQEANEESKTVHNAKTMKDLRARMDKEVEQVLKRVKLIKGKLEALERSNAANRKIPGCGPGSSADRTRTSVVSGLGKKLKDMMDDFQGLRGRMQMEYKETVERRYFTITGERADDETIDNLIASGESENFMQKAIQEQGRGQIMDTITEIQERHDAVKEIEKNLIELHQVFLDMAALVESQGQQLNNIESHVAHASSFVRRGTEQLVEARVQQKSSRKWTTYAIILSIVLVFVILFPLLASLLPHLLR, from the coding sequence ATGAATGACTTGATTTCGAATTCCTTTAAAAAATACACCGATTTGAAGGAACACGCGTACATTGAAGATGTGGAGGCAGGGAATAGAGAAAGTGTCAATCTTGACAAGTTTTTTGAAGATGTGGAGAATATAAAATCAGACATGAAAATAATTGAAGTATATTATAGGAAATTACAAGAGGCTAATGAGGAAAGTAAAACGGTTCACAATGCTAAAACAATGAAAGATCTTCGCGCCCGAATGGACAAAGAGGTAGAACAAGTCCTTAAACGTGTCAAATTAATTAAAGGAAAACTTGAAGCTTTGGAACGATCAAATGCAGCGAATAGAAAAATTCCAGGGTGTGGTCCTGGTTCGTCGGCCGATAGGACTAGAACTTCAGTGGTTAGTGGGTTAGGGAAGAAACTCAAAGATATGATGGATGATTTTCAAGGTTTGAGAGGTAGAATGCAAATGGAGTATAAGGAAACAGTTGAAAGAAGATATTTTACGATAACGGGAGAGAGAGCAGATGATGAAACTATAGATAATTTAATAGCAAGTGGAGAAAGTGAAAATTTTATGCAAAAGGCAATTCAAGAACAAGGTAGAGGTCAAATAATGGACACAATAACTGAAATTCAAGAAAGGCATGATGCTGTTAAGGAAATAGAGAAGAATTTGATTGAGTTGCATCAAGTGTTTTTGGATATGGCTGCTTTGGTGGAGTCTCAAggacaacaacttaataacattGAGAGCCACGTTGCACATGCTAGTTCTTTTGTGAGAAGAGGGACAGAACAACTTGTGGAAGCTAGAGTGCAACAAAAGAGTTCTAGGAAGTGGACAACTTATGCAATAATTCTTAGTATTGTTTTAGTTTTTGTGATTCTATTTCCTCTTTTGGCGTCACTTTTACCTCATTTGTTAAGATGA